From Nematostella vectensis chromosome 14, jaNemVect1.1, whole genome shotgun sequence, a single genomic window includes:
- the LOC125559880 gene encoding transcription initiation factor IIB-1-like → MKEQAVERTAEDRSPPPYNIPDGPVPEINVPTLMPEFALFDRALTEYETSRASLGDGDSGNTLCNHDGLVTEDGVTSCLECGEQMQRVIAHEREWGFYGHSDGERSSDPSRVQVRRSEDRNIDKDVENMGFSGVIVAKANEIYTQVTKGQIFRGDPRKAIVFACIYYAYKMSGKCQTPKTLMETFGLSKKSCLKGLKIFSINAPKDYLLHGTSPTVVDHIRDVMDRFSASPAQKGEVVQLYYRSKNRSSELNRARPQSFAVALTYYWVRLKGVDITLKKFSERTGVSELTISRKAREVATVLGTPGVV, encoded by the coding sequence ATGAAGGAACAAGCGGTTGAACGTACGGCTGAAGAtcggtcaccaccaccatacaATATCCCCGACGGACCGGTGCCTGAGATTAACGTCCCCACCCTCATGCCGGAATTTGCACTGTTTGACCGAGCCCTCACCGAATACGAGACTAGTAGAGCCTCCTTGGGAGACGGGGATAGTGGTAACACCCTTTGCAATCATGACGGCCTAGTCACAGAAGACGGGGTCACTAGTTGCTTAGAGTGCGGGGAACAGATGCAGCGCGTGATCGCGCACGAAAGGGAATGGGGTTTTTACGGACATTCCGACGGCGAACGGTCTTCGGATCCAAGTCGGGTCCAGGTACGTAGGTCTGAGGACAGAAATATTGACAAGGATGTGGAGAACATGGGTTTTAGTGGGGTAATTGTAGCCAAAGCTAACGAGATATACACTCAGGTGACGAAAGGTCAGATTTTTCGCGGCGACCCACGGAAGGCGATCGTCTTTGCGTGTATCTACTACGCCTACAAGATGTCCGGTAAGTGTCAGACACCGAAAACCTTGATGGAAACTTTTGGATTGAGCAAGAAGAGTTGCCTTAAGGGTCTGAAAATCTTCAGTATTAACGCGCCTAAAGATTACTTACTACACGGAACGTCTCCCACCGTCGTGGACCACATTCGcgatgtgatggatagattcTCGGCGTCCCCCGCACAGAAGGGAGAGGTGGTCCAGCTCTACTACAGATCTAAGAACCGCTCGTCTGAGTTGAATCGCGCTCGCCCACAATCCTTTGCGGTCGCTTTAACCTATTACTGGGTACGGCTAAAGGGGGTCGATATTACACTTAAAAAATTCTCCGAAAGAACGGGCGTCTCCGAGTTAACCATCAGTAGGAAAGCGAGAGAAGTGGCCACAGTCCTGGGTACGCCTGGTGTGGTGTGA